The Amblyomma americanum isolate KBUSLIRL-KWMA chromosome 5, ASM5285725v1, whole genome shotgun sequence genome window below encodes:
- the LOC144133289 gene encoding long-chain-fatty-acid--CoA ligase 4-like: MLPAAIQTVLGLIKVIGAVYDVVTLPVYFLLQQPWVYWIRKRACYAKPIIDGDPSSPYRLVDNQEPESLKGIHTLDQAARRAIRLYPKRPALGIRKVLGRTEEKQKNGKVFKKLILGDYQWLTFEEADRKVDLTARGLLSIGAKPRQHVVILAETRVEWFLTAQACFRTNIPLVTLYATLSDDGIVSAVNVTEVTHLVTSSDLLPRVLKVVDKMPLLTHIVYMENPNAKPPAPLAQGPQVIPFSSLEERGADCEVENSAPTPDDVAIVMFTSGSSGVPKGVVATHRNLIAAMNGFGVVFEQLNLTNPEDSYIAYLPLAHMLELSAEALLFCAGVRIGYSSPLTLTDNSTAVAKGCSGDLSLIKPTLVVCVPLIVDRIRKGVNDVAASKGPFFRALFDYAVQYKNFWLDLGFDTPLLNVLVFKHVRMLLGNNVKVLACGSAPLSGHTRRFVKACLGCKVLEGYGLTETCGAATIMNAQDVSAERVGAPLPGCYIRLVDWPEGNYHTSDKPNPRGEIVVGGECISKGYFKNEELTRESYREESGIRWFYTGDIGEIFPDGTLKIVDRKKDLVKLQYGEYISLGRVESVVKTCPLVDNVCAYGNSLHTYLIALVEPNLKQLQRVARELGREGGATLKELCEDAEVAKAAEESIIAYARASELQKTEVPLKVKLCSEEWKPDTGLVTPTYKVRRKPLQSFYQRDIDALYGTGEENRLRHV; the protein is encoded by the exons ATGCTTCCCGCTGCAATACAAACCGTGCTGGGCCTCATCAAGGTGATTGGCGCCGTCTACGACGTCGTCACACTTCCGGTGTACTTCCTACTCCAGCAGCCATGGGTGTATTGGATACGAAAGCGAGCCTGCTACGCCAAACCCATCATCGACGGCGACCCGTCTTCTCCCTACCGGCTTGTGGATAACCAAGAGCCCGAGAGCCTGAAGGGCATCCATACCCTGGACCAAGCGGCCCGGAGGGCCATCCGCTTGTACCCGAAGCGGCCTGCGTTGGGAATCAGAAAGGTGCTTGGGAGAACCGAGGAGAAACAGAAAAACGGCAAGGTCTTCAAGAAGCTCATCTTGGGAGACTACCAGTGGCTCACTTTCGAAGAGGCGGACCGCAAGGTCGACCTCACGGCACGTGGTCTGCTGTCCATAGGCGCCAAGCCGCGCCAGCACGTGGTGATCTTGGCCGAGACGCGAGTGGAATGGTTCTTGACGGCGCAAGCCTGTTTCCGCACCAACATACCGCTGGTGACGCTGTATGCGACGCTCAGCGACGACGGGATAGTGAGCGCCGTCAATGTGACGGAAGTGACGCACCTGGTCACCTCGTCGGACCTACTGCCACGGGTGCTGAAGGTTGTGGACAAGATGCCGCTGCTGACGCACATTGTCTACATGGAGAATCCCAATGCCAAGCCACCTGCGCCTTTGGCCCAGGGGCCTCAG GTCATTCCATTTTCCAGCCTCGAGGAACGGGGCGCCGACTGTGAGGTTGAAAATTCCGCGCCCACTCCCGACGACGTGGCCATCGTCATGTTCACGAGCGGCTCTTCGGGAGTGCCCAAGGGCGTCGTGGCGACGCACAGAAACCTTATCGCAGCCATGAACGGCTTTGGCGTCGTGTTCGAGCAGCTCAACCTCACCAACCCCGAGGACTCCTATATCGCCTACCTGCCGCTCGCGCACATGCTCGAGCTTTCTGCCGAAGCGCTGCTCTTCTGCGCCGGGGTACGCATCGGCTACTCCTCTCCGCTGACCCTCACCGACAACTCCACCGCGGTGGCCAAGGGGTGCTCCGGAGACCTGTCCCTCATCAAGCCAACGCTGGTCGTTTGCGTGCCTCTCATTGTGGATCGGATTCGCAAGGGCGTCAACGATGTTGCCGCTTCAAAGGGGCCCTTCTTCAGGGCCCTGTTCGACTACGCCGTCCAATACAAAAACTTCTGGCTCGACCTCGGCTTCGACACTCCGCTCCTGAATGTCCTGGTCTTCAAGCACGTCCGCATGCTCCTGGGCAACAACGTCAAGGTACTGGCCTGTGGCTCGGCGCCACTCTCGGGTCACACGCGCCGCTTCGTGAAGGCCTGCCTCGGCTGCAAGGTACTCGAAGGTTACGGCCTGACCGAAacgtgcggcgcagcgaccatCATGAACGCGCAGGACGTTAGCGCGGAACGCGTCGGAGCCCCGCTTCCGGGGTGCTACATACGGCTGGTCGACTGGCCAGAGGGCAACTACCACACGTCGGACAAGCCCAACCCTCGCGGCGAGATCGTCGTAGGCGGCGAGTGCATCTCCAAGGGCTACTTCAAGAACGAAGAGCTCACCCGGGAGTCGTATCGCGAGGAGAGCGGCATCCGCTGGTTCTACACGGGCGACATTGGGGAAATCTTCCCCGACGGCACGCTCAAGATCGTCGACCGCAAGAAGGACCTCGTCAAGCTCCAGTACGGCGAGTACATCTCTCTGGGACGCGTCGAGTCGGTGGTGAAGACCTGTCCGCTGGTGGACAACGTGTGCGCGTATGGCAACTCCCTGCACACGTACCTCATCGCGCTCGTGGAACCCAATCTGAAGCAGCTGCAGCGAGTAGCCCGAGAACTGGGCCGGGAAGGCGGTGCCACGCTGAAAGAACTGTGCGAGGACGCTGAAGTGGCGAAGGCCGCTGAAGAGTCGATCATCGCGTACGCGAGAGCCAGTGAACTGCAGAAAACAGAGGTACCCCTCAAAGTGAAGCTGTGCTCCGAGGAATGGAAGCCGGACACCGGCCTTGTGACGCCCACGTACAAGGTCCGCAGGAAGCCGCTGCAGAGCTTCTACCAGCGTGACATTGACGCGCTCTACGGCACGGGGGAGGAAAACAGACTGCGCCATGTCTAA